Within Blattabacterium cuenoti, the genomic segment ATTTAATAGGAAATATATGGAGATATAAATTATGGAATAAAAATAAGTTTCCTTTATTCGTTTTTCATATATCATTTGTATTTATTTTTATTGGAGGAATATTTTCTAGATATTATAGTTTCGAAGGAGTTATGTCTATCAGAGAAGGAGAAACTAATAGGAAAATTATTTCTAGAAAAAACTATATCAAATTACAAGTAGATAAAGGATCGCATACAATGGTTTATCAAGATCCTTATATTTTATCTTCTTTTCATAATGGATATAAAGGAAAATTTCTTTTTAAAGGAAACATTTTAAAAATAAAAATTGTCGATTATATTCCATGCGCAAAAGTTATTCTTTCTAAAAAGAAACCAGAAACAAAAATTCTAAAAATTGTTTCAACAAATGAAAAAAAAGGAAGAACTGAAAATTTTATTAAAGATGGAAAAATCTTAAAAATAAACGGAATTTTTTTCTCTTTTAATAAAAAAATACCATTTGGTATACAAATTTTTGAAAAAAACAAGAAACTTTATGTGAAATCTTCTTTTTTAGGAAAAAGTATGAATATGATAAATAAAAAAATAGATCTCTTATCTAAAGAGACTCCTACTTTTTTAAAAATAAGGCATTTATATAGAATTGAAATAGACAAAAATCATGAAATGCAATGGGTAATTCCTGAAGGGATTGTAAAAGGAAAATTAGAATATATTCAATCATGTGACAATGAAGATAATGAAAAAGAAAATAATAAGAATTTATTAGATGCTATTACTGCAGAAATCTCATTTAAAAATCAATCCAAATTAATCACTTTTTTAGGAGGTAAAAATAGAACAGAAATGAGTGATCCTATATCATTCAACAAAAATTATAAGATTTCTATTGGATATGGTTCTATATTATTGAATCTTCCTTTTTTTTTACGATTAAATAAATTTAAAGTAGAAAATTATCCAGGTTCTGAATTTCCATCTTTTTTTATTAGTCATGTTACAATAATAGATAAAGAAAAAAAGAGAAATCGTTTTATTTATATGAATAATGTTCTAGATTATAAAGGATATAGATTTTTTCAATCCGGATATGATCCGGATGGAAAAGGAACACATTTTTCTGTAAATAATGATTTTATAGGAACTAGTTTATCATACATTGGATATGGATTCATGAGTTTAGGAATGTTTCTTACTCTGTTTTGGAAAGGAACTAGGTTTAGTTATCTTAAAAAAAAATTAAGAAATTTATCTCAAACTTTTGTATTTATTTTATTTTTTTTAGTTTTTTTTTCAAAAACTTATGCTGATGATGAAAGTATAATGCATGATGGTTTGAATAAAATTCCTTTAGAAAGTATTTCTGAAAATATTCACATTTCTAAAGAACATGGAAATAATTTTGGACATTTATTGGTTCAAGACCACAAAGGAAGGATAAAACCAGTGAATACTCTTGCAATAGAACTTCTAAGAAAGATACATAAGAAAAATTTTATAGAAAATTTAGATGCTAACCAATGGTTTATTTCTATACATCAAGATAATTTTTTTTGGACTAAGGTTCCTTTTATAAAAGTTGATAAAAAAGGAGGATATGAGTTTTTAACAAAAATACGAGTAAATAGAAAATATTATGTTTCTTTGATGGATCTTTATATTGTTGATTATAAATCAAAAAGATTAAAGTTTATTCTTCAAAAAGATTATGAAAAAGCTTTTTCTAAAAATCCTGCTCAAAGAAATGAATATGACAAAGCTGTTATTAATCTTAGTGAAAAAGTAGGAATTCTTCATGGTATTTTTCAAGGAAAATATCTTCGTATTTTTCCTATTCCAAACGATAAAAATCATACTTGGTCTAGTTGGATCAGTTCAGATTCAAAGAGTTTAAATCCTATTGGTTTTTTTATGATAAACAATTATTTGAAATCTTTGTTTGATTCACAAAATCAAAGAAATTGGAAAATTGCGGATAAAGAGATTCAAAAAATACGGTTATATCAAATCAAACATGCTTCTTCTTTTTCTCCTTCCGATAGAAAAATAAAGATTGAAATTCTTTATAACAAATTAAATATTTTTTATCATTTGTCTTTTTTTTATATCCTTATTGGAATAGTAATTCTTTCAATTTCTTTTGTAAAAATCTTTTTTCAAAAAAAATACATGAATTGGATTTATAAAATTTTGATTCTAATTTTATCGTTTCTGTTTATTTTGGAATTTTTAGGATTAATTTCAAGATGGTATCTATCTGGACATGCTCCATGGACTAATGGGTATGAATCTTCTATTTTCATTAGTTGGTGTTTAGTTGGAGTAGGATTTGTATTTTATAAAAATCAATTTGTTCCAGGAATTACAGCATTAATTTCATCTATTTTGTTGATGTTATCAAATGGAATGGATCCTGAAATAACCAATCTAGTTCCAGTTTTAAAATCTCATTGGTTAATCATACATGTAGCTGTAATAACATCAAGTTATGGTTTTTTTTTCACAGGAGCATTTTTAGGATTTTTTGTATTGATTTTATATATTATTTTAGGATTAGGACATAGAAACAATAATTTTTCTTCTTCTTATAAGAAAAAAATTCAAATTCATATTGATCAATTAACTATTATTAATGAAATGAGTATTACAATAGGACTTTTTTTATTAACTATAGGAACTTTTTTGGGATCTATTTGGGCTAATAGGAGTTGGGGCCGTTATTGGAGTTGGGATCCAAAAGAAACTTGGGCTTTTATCAGCATAATGATTTATGCTTTTGTATTACATATGCGTTTAGTTCCAAGTCTTAAAGGTGTATTTTCTTTCAATATTTCCAGTATTTTAGCAATATGTTCCATTATTATGACTTATTTTGGAGTAAACTATTACCTATCCGGATTACATTCTTATGCTAAGGGAGATCCTATTTCTATTCCTTATTGGATTTATTATAGTTTACTCATTTTAGTCATTGTTACAATTTTATCATACTGTTCAAAAAAACATTATGAAAAAAATAGACAAGTGACTAGTAAATAATATTTTTACTTAATTTATTCAAATCAAAACATATAAACACAAGTATTAAATATTAAAAAAAAATTGGAAAAAAAAAGAAGTACTCTCTTTAGAGATGCATTTGGTCATTTACATTTTATAAAACGTTTTTTAATTTTCACTTTTGGGTGTATTTCTTATAATCGTTACAATGGATTTAATCAATTACAGCTAAAAGGAACAGAATATATTAAAGATCTTCCTGATAAAAGAGTTCTTTTTGTTTCTAACCATCAAACTTATTTTGCAGATGTTTTTGCTATGTTTCATGTATTTTGCAGTGTTAAGAATGGATTTATAAATACAATAAAAAATCCTATTTATCTTTTGAATCCGAAAGTCAATTTATATTATGTAGCTGCAAAAGAAACTATGAATCAATGTTTTATAACAAAACTATTTACTTATTCAGGAGCTATCACTGTAAAAAGAACATGGAGAGAAGGAGATAAAAAAATATCTAGACCTTTAGATCTATCTGAGATTACTCGTATGGGAACCGCTTTAAATGATGGATGGTTAATAACCTTTCCACAAGGAACTACCAAAGCATTTGCGCCTGGACGTAGAGGAATTGTTCATGTTATAAGAAAATTTAATCCTATTGTTGTTCCCATTGTAATAGATGGGTTTCAAAAAG encodes:
- the ccsA gene encoding cytochrome c biogenesis protein, producing MRTLKNILFSTKITAVLFLLLSLSMALATFLEKKYSTNMAKIFVYESSWFETIMFLIIINLIGNIWRYKLWNKNKFPLFVFHISFVFIFIGGIFSRYYSFEGVMSIREGETNRKIISRKNYIKLQVDKGSHTMVYQDPYILSSFHNGYKGKFLFKGNILKIKIVDYIPCAKVILSKKKPETKILKIVSTNEKKGRTENFIKDGKILKINGIFFSFNKKIPFGIQIFEKNKKLYVKSSFLGKSMNMINKKIDLLSKETPTFLKIRHLYRIEIDKNHEMQWVIPEGIVKGKLEYIQSCDNEDNEKENNKNLLDAITAEISFKNQSKLITFLGGKNRTEMSDPISFNKNYKISIGYGSILLNLPFFLRLNKFKVENYPGSEFPSFFISHVTIIDKEKKRNRFIYMNNVLDYKGYRFFQSGYDPDGKGTHFSVNNDFIGTSLSYIGYGFMSLGMFLTLFWKGTRFSYLKKKLRNLSQTFVFILFFLVFFSKTYADDESIMHDGLNKIPLESISENIHISKEHGNNFGHLLVQDHKGRIKPVNTLAIELLRKIHKKNFIENLDANQWFISIHQDNFFWTKVPFIKVDKKGGYEFLTKIRVNRKYYVSLMDLYIVDYKSKRLKFILQKDYEKAFSKNPAQRNEYDKAVINLSEKVGILHGIFQGKYLRIFPIPNDKNHTWSSWISSDSKSLNPIGFFMINNYLKSLFDSQNQRNWKIADKEIQKIRLYQIKHASSFSPSDRKIKIEILYNKLNIFYHLSFFYILIGIVILSISFVKIFFQKKYMNWIYKILILILSFLFILEFLGLISRWYLSGHAPWTNGYESSIFISWCLVGVGFVFYKNQFVPGITALISSILLMLSNGMDPEITNLVPVLKSHWLIIHVAVITSSYGFFFTGAFLGFFVLILYIILGLGHRNNNFSSSYKKKIQIHIDQLTIINEMSITIGLFLLTIGTFLGSIWANRSWGRYWSWDPKETWAFISIMIYAFVLHMRLVPSLKGVFSFNISSILAICSIIMTYFGVNYYLSGLHSYAKGDPISIPYWIYYSLLILVIVTILSYCSKKHYEKNRQVTSK
- a CDS encoding lysophospholipid acyltransferase family protein, with amino-acid sequence MEKKRSTLFRDAFGHLHFIKRFLIFTFGCISYNRYNGFNQLQLKGTEYIKDLPDKRVLFVSNHQTYFADVFAMFHVFCSVKNGFINTIKNPIYLLNPKVNLYYVAAKETMNQCFITKLFTYSGAITVKRTWREGDKKISRPLDLSEITRMGTALNDGWLITFPQGTTKAFAPGRRGIVHVIRKFNPIVVPIVIDGFQKAYDKKGIRVKKKGVLQKMRFKEPIQLDIKNDSTENIMEKIMDSIEQSSKYEKIKNIYEI